A single window of Nicotiana sylvestris chromosome 3, ASM39365v2, whole genome shotgun sequence DNA harbors:
- the LOC138887592 gene encoding uncharacterized protein: MFKQTDLNLRRRRWLELLKDYDITILYHACKANVVTDALSRREESLESLDYLPASERPMAMDIQALASQFVRLDLSEPSQVLACVVFWSSLIDRIKEREYDDPHLLVLKDKVQHGDTRDVTIGDDGALRIQGRICVSIVDGLWESILEEAHSLRYSIHPGAAKMYQDLRQHYWWR, encoded by the coding sequence atgTTCAAGCAAACTGATCTAAATTTACGCcggaggaggtggttagagttgctgaaggactatgatatcactattctgtatcacgcgtgtaaggccaatgtggtgaccgatgctttgagtcgccgggaaGAGAGTTTGGAGAGTTTAgattatttaccagcatcagagaggcctatggcgatggatattcaggccttagccagccagtttgtgagattggatctttcagagcccagtcaggttctagcttgcgtggtttttTGGTCTTCCTTAATTGATCGTATCAAGGAGCGagagtatgatgaccctcatttgcttgtcctcaaggacaaggttcagcacggtgatacTAGAGATGTGACAATCGGTGATGATGGGGCATTGAGGATacaaggtcggatttgtgtatccattgttgatgggctttgggagtcgattctagaggaggcccatagtttgcggtattccatccatccgggtgccgcgaagatgtatcaggacttgaggcagcactactggtggaggtaG